A DNA window from Streptococcus parapneumoniae contains the following coding sequences:
- the glpO gene encoding type 1 glycerol-3-phosphate oxidase → MEFSKKTRELSIKKMQERTLDLLIIGGGITGAGVALQAAASGLETGLIEMQDFAEGTSSRSTKLVHGGLRYLKQFDVEVVSDTVSERAVVQQIAPHIPKPDPMLLPVYDEDGATFSLFRLKVAMDLYDLLAGVNNTPAANKVLSKDQVLERQPNLKKEGLVGGGVYLDFRNNDARLVIENIKRANQDGALIANHVKAEGFLFDESGKITGVVARDLLTDQVFEIKARLVINTTGPWSDKVRNLSNKGTQFSQMRPTKGVHLVVDSSKIKVSQPVYFDTGLGDGRMVFVLPRENKTYFGTTDTDYTGDLEHPKVTQEDVDYLLGIVNNRFPEANITIDDIESSWAGLRPLIAGNSASDYNGGNNGTISDESFNNLIATVESYLSKEKTREDVESAVSKLESSTSEKHLDPSAVSRGSSLDRDDNGLLTLAGGKITDYRKMAEGAMERVVDILKAEFDRSFKLINSKTYPVSGGELNPANVDSEIEAFAQLGVSRGLDSKEAHYLANLYGSNAPKVFALAHSLEQAPGLSLADTLSLHYAMRNELALSPVDFLLRRTNHMLFMRDSLDSIVEPVLDEMGQFYDWTEDEKATYRADVEAALANNDLAELKN, encoded by the coding sequence ATGGAATTTTCAAAGAAAACACGTGAATTATCAATTAAAAAAATGCAGGAACGCACCCTGGACCTCTTGATTATTGGGGGAGGAATCACAGGGGCTGGTGTAGCCTTGCAGGCGGCAGCCAGTGGTCTTGAGACTGGTTTGATTGAAATGCAGGACTTCGCAGAAGGGACATCTAGCCGTTCAACTAAATTGGTTCACGGAGGACTTCGTTACCTTAAGCAATTTGACGTAGAAGTGGTCTCAGATACAGTTTCTGAACGTGCAGTGGTTCAACAAATTGCCCCACACATTCCAAAACCGGACCCAATGCTCTTACCAGTTTACGATGAAGATGGAGCAACCTTCAGCCTCTTCCGTCTTAAAGTAGCCATGGACTTGTACGACCTCTTGGCAGGAGTTAACAACACGCCAGCTGCAAACAAGGTTTTGAGCAAGGATCAAGTCTTGGAACGCCAGCCAAACTTGAAGAAAGAAGGCTTGGTAGGAGGTGGAGTTTATCTTGACTTCCGTAACAACGATGCGCGTCTCGTGATTGAAAACATCAAACGTGCCAACCAAGACGGTGCCCTCATTGCCAACCACGTGAAGGCAGAAGGCTTCCTCTTTGACGAAAGTGGCAAGATTACAGGTGTTGTAGCTCGTGATTTGTTGACAGACCAAGTCTTTGAAATCAAGGCCCGTCTGGTGATTAACACAACAGGTCCTTGGAGTGACAAGGTGCGTAATTTGTCTAATAAGGGAACCCAATTCTCACAAATGCGTCCAACTAAGGGAGTTCACCTAGTCGTGGATTCAAGCAAGATCAAGGTTTCACAGCCAGTTTACTTTGACACAGGTTTGGGTGACGGTCGTATGGTCTTTGTTCTCCCACGTGAAAACAAGACTTACTTTGGTACAACGGATACAGACTACACAGGGGATTTAGAACATCCAAAAGTAACTCAAGAAGATGTAGATTACCTACTTGGCATTGTCAACAACCGCTTCCCAGAAGCCAACATCACCATTGATGATATCGAAAGCAGCTGGGCAGGTCTTCGTCCATTGATTGCAGGCAATAGCGCTTCTGACTACAATGGAGGAAATAACGGTACAATCAGTGATGAAAGCTTTAACAACTTGATTGCGACTGTTGAATCTTATCTCTCTAAAGAAAAAACACGTGAAGATGTTGAGTCTGCTGTTAGCAAGCTTGAAAGCAGCACATCTGAGAAACATTTGGACCCATCTGCAGTTTCTCGTGGTTCTAGCTTGGACCGTGATGATAATGGTCTTTTGACTCTTGCTGGTGGTAAAATCACAGATTACCGTAAGATGGCTGAAGGAGCTATGGAGCGCGTGGTTGACATCCTCAAAGCAGAATTTGACCGTAGCTTTAAACTCATCAATTCTAAGACTTACCCTGTTTCAGGTGGGGAATTGAACCCAGCAAATGTGGACTCAGAAATCGAAGCCTTTGCTCAACTTGGAGTGTCACGTGGTTTGGATAGCAAGGAAGCTCATTACCTAGCAAATCTTTACGGTTCAAATGCACCGAAAGTCTTTGCCCTTGCTCACAGCTTGGAACAAGCGCCAGGACTCAGCTTGGCGGACACCTTGTCTCTTCATTATGCAATGCGCAATGAGTTGGCACTTAGCCCAGTTGACTTCCTTCTTCGTCGTACCAACCACATGCTCTTTATGCGTGATAGTTTGGATAGCATCGTTGAGCCAGTTTTGGATGAAATGGGACAATTCTATGATTGGACAGAAGATGAGAAAGCAACTTACCGTGCGGATGTCGAAGCAGCCCTCGCTAACAACGATTTAGCAGAATTAAAAAATTAA
- the glpK gene encoding glycerol kinase GlpK, which yields MSQEKYIMAIDQGTTSSRAIIFNKKGEKVSSSQKEFTQIFPQAGWVEHNANEIWNSVQSVIAGAFIESGVKPNQIEAIGITNQRETTVVWDKKTGLPIYNAIVWQSRQTAPLAEQLKSQGYVEKFHEKTGLIIDAYFSATKVRWILDHVEGAQERAEKGELLFGTIDTWLVWKLTDGAAHVTDYSNAARTMLYNIKELKWDDEILEILNIPKAMLPEVRSNSEIYGKTAPFHFYGGEVPISGMAGDQQAALFGQLAFEPGMVKNTYGTGSFIIMNTGEEMQLSENNLLTTIGYGINGKVYYALEGSIFIAGSAIQWLRDGLRMVENSPESEKYARDSHNDDEVYVVPAFTGLGAPYWNQNARGSVFGLTRGTSKEDFIKATLQSIAYQVRDIIDTMQVDAQTAIQVLKVDGGAAMNNFLMQFQADILGIDIARAKNLETTALGAAFLAGLSVGYWKDLDELKLLNETGELFEPSMNESRKEQLYKGWKKAVKATQVFAEVDD from the coding sequence ATGTCACAAGAAAAATACATTATGGCCATTGACCAGGGAACTACAAGTTCTCGTGCCATCATTTTTAATAAAAAAGGAGAAAAGGTCAGCTCTAGCCAAAAAGAGTTTACTCAGATTTTCCCTCAGGCAGGTTGGGTAGAGCACAATGCCAATGAAATTTGGAATTCCGTCCAGTCTGTTATTGCGGGTGCTTTCATCGAAAGTGGTGTCAAGCCAAATCAAATCGAAGCAATCGGGATTACCAACCAGCGTGAAACAACTGTCGTCTGGGATAAGAAAACAGGACTTCCTATCTACAATGCTATCGTTTGGCAGTCACGCCAGACAGCTCCTTTGGCTGAACAACTAAAAAGTCAAGGTTATGTGGAAAAATTCCATGAAAAGACTGGTTTGATCATCGATGCTTACTTCTCTGCTACCAAGGTTCGTTGGATTTTAGACCATGTAGAAGGAGCTCAAGAGCGAGCAGAAAAAGGGGAATTGCTCTTTGGTACCATTGATACTTGGTTGGTTTGGAAATTGACTGACGGTGCGGCTCACGTGACCGACTACTCAAATGCAGCCCGTACCATGCTTTATAACATTAAAGAACTCAAATGGGATGATGAGATTTTGGAAATTCTCAACATTCCTAAGGCTATGCTTCCGGAAGTTCGTTCTAACTCTGAAATCTACGGTAAGACAGCGCCATTTCATTTCTACGGTGGAGAAGTGCCAATCTCAGGTATGGCTGGGGACCAACAAGCAGCCCTCTTTGGACAGTTGGCCTTTGAACCTGGTATGGTTAAAAATACTTATGGAACAGGTTCTTTCATCATCATGAATACTGGGGAAGAGATGCAGTTGTCTGAGAACAATCTTTTGACAACCATTGGTTACGGAATCAACGGCAAGGTTTACTATGCCTTGGAAGGTTCTATCTTCATCGCAGGAAGTGCCATTCAATGGCTTCGTGATGGACTTCGCATGGTTGAAAATTCACCAGAATCTGAAAAATACGCTCGTGATTCTCACAATGATGATGAAGTTTATGTAGTTCCAGCCTTTACAGGACTAGGAGCACCATACTGGAACCAAAATGCTCGCGGCTCTGTCTTTGGTTTGACTCGTGGAACAAGTAAGGAAGACTTTATCAAGGCAACTCTTCAATCTATCGCTTATCAAGTGCGTGACATCATCGACACCATGCAAGTGGATGCTCAGACAGCTATCCAAGTCTTGAAGGTGGATGGTGGTGCAGCTATGAACAACTTCCTCATGCAGTTCCAAGCTGACATTTTGGGAATCGATATCGCACGTGCCAAAAACTTGGAAACAACAGCTCTAGGTGCGGCCTTCCTAGCAGGTTTGTCAGTAGGTTACTGGAAAGACTTGGATGAGTTGAAACTCTTGAACGAGACAGGAGAACTTTTTGAGCCATCGATGAACGAATCGCGCAAGGAACAACTCTACAAGGGCTGGAAGAAGGCTGTGAAAGCAACGCAAGTCTTTGCGGAAGTAGACGACTAA
- a CDS encoding helix-turn-helix domain-containing protein: protein MYLGDLMEKAESGQFSILSFLLQESQTTVKAVMEETGFSKATLTKYVTLLNDKALDSGLELTIHLEDENLRLSIGPATKGRDIRSLFLENAVKYQILVYLLYHQQFLAHQLAQELMISGATLGRHLASLNQILSEFDLYIQNGRWRGPEHQIRYFYFCLFRKVWSSQEWEGHMQKPERKQEIASLEEICGASLSSGQKLDLVLWAHISQQRLRVNACQFQVIEEKMRGYFDNIFYLRLLRKAPSFFAGQHLPLGTEDGEMMIFFSFLLSHRILPLHTMEYILGFGGQLVDLLTQLIQEMKKEELLGDYTEDHVTYELSQLCAQVYLYKGYILQDRYKYQLENRHPYLLMEHDFRGTAEEIFHALPAFQQGTDLDKKILWEWLQLIEYMAENGGQHMRIGLDLTSGFLVFSRMAAILKRYLEYNRFITIEAYDRTRHYDLLVTNNPIHKKEQTPVYYLKNDLDMEDLAGIRQILFT, encoded by the coding sequence ATGTATTTAGGAGACTTGATGGAAAAGGCTGAATCTGGCCAATTTTCAATTCTTTCCTTTCTATTACAAGAGTCTCAGACGACCGTCAAGGCTGTAATGGAGGAAACAGGATTTTCAAAAGCAACCCTAACCAAATATGTCACCCTGCTCAATGATAAGGCTTTGGATAGTGGCTTAGAGCTGACTATTCACTTAGAAGATGAAAATCTGCGTCTGTCTATCGGTCCAGCTACCAAGGGGAGAGATATTCGGAGCTTGTTTTTGGAGAATGCTGTTAAATACCAGATTCTTGTTTATCTTCTCTACCACCAACAGTTTTTAGCCCATCAGCTGGCTCAAGAATTGATGATTAGTGGGGCGACGCTTGGCCGTCACTTAGCTAGCTTAAATCAGATTTTGTCAGAATTTGATTTATACATCCAAAATGGACGGTGGCGAGGCCCAGAGCATCAGATTCGCTATTTCTATTTCTGTCTTTTCCGCAAGGTCTGGTCGAGTCAGGAGTGGGAAGGTCACATGCAGAAACCAGAGAGAAAGCAGGAAATTGCCAGTTTAGAAGAAATCTGCGGTGCAAGTTTGTCTTCGGGGCAGAAATTGGACTTGGTTCTCTGGGCTCATATCAGTCAGCAACGTCTTCGGGTCAATGCCTGTCAGTTTCAAGTCATAGAAGAGAAAATGCGAGGGTATTTTGACAATATTTTCTACCTTCGTTTGCTGAGAAAGGCTCCGTCCTTTTTTGCTGGGCAACACCTTCCTCTAGGGACTGAAGATGGGGAGATGATGATTTTCTTCTCTTTCCTCCTATCCCATCGGATTCTTCCTCTTCATACTATGGAGTACATACTTGGTTTTGGAGGGCAGTTGGTAGATTTGCTGACGCAATTGATTCAAGAAATGAAGAAAGAGGAGTTGCTGGGGGATTATACAGAGGACCATGTCACCTATGAACTCAGTCAGCTTTGTGCTCAAGTCTATCTCTATAAGGGCTATATTTTACAGGACCGCTACAAGTATCAGTTAGAGAATCGTCATCCTTATTTGCTGATGGAACATGATTTTAGGGGAACGGCAGAGGAGATTTTTCATGCTCTACCGGCCTTTCAGCAAGGTACGGATTTGGATAAGAAGATTCTCTGGGAATGGCTGCAGTTGATCGAATATATGGCTGAAAATGGTGGCCAGCATATGCGGATTGGTCTGGATTTGACATCAGGTTTTCTTGTCTTTTCAAGGATGGCAGCCATTTTGAAACGGTATTTGGAATACAATCGTTTTATTACCATTGAAGCCTATGACCGAACTCGGCATTATGATTTGCTGGTTACCAATAACCCGATTCATAAGAAGGAACAGACACCAGTCTATTATTTAAAAAACGACTTGGATATGGAAGATTTGGCAGGGATTCGTCAGATATTATTCACTTAA
- the hslO gene encoding Hsp33 family molecular chaperone HslO produces MDKIIKTISESGAFRAFVLDSTETVRTAQEKHQTQASSTVALGRTLIASQILAANEKGNTKLTVKVLGSSSLGAIITVADTKGNVKGYVQNPGVDIKKTATGEVLVGPFVGNGQFLVITDYGTGNPYNSMTPLISGEIGEDLAFYLTESQQTPSAIGLNVLLDEEDKVKVAGGFLVQVLPGAKEEEIARFEKRIQAMPAISTLLESEDHIEALLKAIYGDETYKRLSEEEIRFQCDCSHERFMNALASLPSSDLQEMKEEDHGAEITCQFCQTTYNLDENDLEELIRDKS; encoded by the coding sequence ATGGATAAAATTATTAAAACTATATCAGAAAGTGGCGCCTTTCGTGCTTTTGTCCTTGATAGCACTGAAACCGTCCGCACTGCTCAAGAAAAACACCAAACCCAAGCTAGCTCAACTGTAGCGCTTGGTCGAACTCTTATAGCTAGCCAGATTCTCGCAGCCAATGAAAAAGGAAATACTAAACTAACAGTGAAGGTACTGGGATCTAGCTCTCTAGGTGCCATTATCACGGTCGCTGATACCAAGGGGAACGTCAAAGGCTATGTTCAAAATCCTGGTGTTGACATCAAAAAGACTGCAACTGGTGAAGTTCTAGTCGGACCTTTTGTTGGAAATGGTCAATTTCTCGTTATCACAGACTACGGTACGGGAAATCCTTACAACTCTATGACTCCCCTCATTTCTGGGGAAATCGGTGAAGACCTTGCCTTTTACCTGACTGAAAGCCAACAAACGCCTTCAGCAATCGGCCTCAATGTCCTTTTAGACGAAGAAGACAAGGTCAAGGTTGCTGGTGGTTTCCTAGTTCAAGTCTTGCCGGGAGCCAAGGAAGAAGAGATTGCTCGCTTTGAAAAACGCATCCAAGCAATGCCAGCTATCTCAACGCTTCTCGAAAGTGAAGACCATATCGAAGCCCTTCTCAAGGCTATCTACGGGGACGAGACCTACAAGCGTCTTTCTGAAGAAGAAATCCGTTTCCAATGTGACTGTAGCCATGAGCGCTTTATGAACGCTCTTGCTAGCCTTCCAAGCTCAGACTTACAGGAAATGAAAGAGGAAGACCACGGGGCAGAAATCACTTGTCAATTCTGCCAAACTACTTACAACCTTGATGAAAACGACCTGGAGGAACTCATTCGTGACAAATCTTAA
- the dusB gene encoding tRNA dihydrouridine synthase DusB yields the protein MTNLNTPFMIGNVEIPNRTVLAPMAGVTNSAFRTIAKELGAGLVVMEMVSDKGIQYNNEKTLHMLHIDEGENPVSIQLFGSDEDSLARAAEFIQENTKTDIVDINMGCPVNKIVKNEAGAMWLKDPDKIYSIINKVQSVLDIPLTVKMRTGWADPSLAVENALAAEAAGVSALAMHGRTREQMYTGHADLETLHKVAQALTKIPFIANGDIRTVQEAKQRIEEVGADAVMIGRAAMGNPYLFNQINHYFETGEILPDLTFEDKMKIAYEHLKRLINLKGENVAVREFRGLAPHYLRGTSGAAKLRGAISQASTLAEIEALLQLDKA from the coding sequence GTGACAAATCTTAATACACCTTTTATGATTGGCAATGTTGAGATTCCCAATCGTACCGTTCTAGCGCCTATGGCTGGCGTGACCAACTCAGCCTTTCGTACCATCGCAAAAGAGCTCGGAGCGGGACTCGTTGTCATGGAAATGGTCTCTGACAAGGGAATCCAATACAACAACGAAAAAACCCTGCACATGCTTCATATCGATGAGGGCGAAAACCCTGTCTCTATCCAACTTTTTGGTAGTGATGAAGACAGCCTAGCACGCGCAGCAGAATTCATCCAAGAAAACACCAAAACCGATATCGTGGATATCAACATGGGCTGCCCAGTTAATAAAATCGTGAAGAACGAAGCTGGTGCTATGTGGCTCAAGGATCCAGACAAGATTTACTCTATCATCAACAAGGTCCAGTCTGTCCTTGATATCCCCCTTACTGTCAAAATGCGTACCGGATGGGCTGATCCATCTCTTGCAGTAGAAAATGCCCTGGCTGCTGAAGCTGCAGGTGTTTCTGCCCTCGCCATGCATGGTCGTACCCGTGAACAAATGTACACAGGCCACGCAGACCTTGAGACCCTTCATAAGGTTGCCCAGGCCCTCACCAAGATTCCATTTATCGCCAACGGTGATATCCGTACTGTCCAAGAAGCCAAACAACGCATCGAAGAAGTTGGTGCTGACGCAGTCATGATTGGCCGCGCTGCCATGGGAAATCCCTACCTCTTCAACCAAATCAACCATTACTTTGAAACAGGAGAAATCCTACCTGATTTGACCTTTGAAGATAAGATGAAAATCGCCTATGAACACTTGAAACGTTTGATTAACCTCAAAGGGGAAAACGTCGCAGTTCGTGAATTCCGTGGCCTCGCTCCTCACTACCTCCGTGGAACATCTGGCGCTGCCAAACTCCGTGGAGCTATTTCACAAGCTAGCACCCTAGCAGAGATTGAAGCACTCTTGCAGTTGGATAAGGCTTAA
- a CDS encoding RICH domain-containing protein codes for MFASKSERKVRYSIRKFSIGVASVVVASLFLGGVVHAEGVGGGNNPMVTSSGQDRLKEYRQQLIKELEDTDLSSDRKADYRKQIETETNPQKLEEIENNFHNESRIDHDQAVDQASTSLSMYMTNLLNELDSSASGFEGVLKQAMEIVKEYQRKFGEDHNRKEIEQLQQEGQTKLDKLVEDFKNSLSNQQSKPSGNSNSSNGRGDTTKPANQGLDSDSPSGKEHNNPTPPKVENQGGNIVSTEKTTETNLKEAKETAKTTLDNYMLTRLKQENGGVFWFTDLLRESKESVEKYKRMFDEASSKEKVENLVKEAEQEIEALVVKHKGREISLERDKAKAAVTKHLTGLLDDIKKNLEKDHHINTVELIKNLKDIEKTYLHKLDESTQKAQLKKLVAESQSKLDEALSNFKKGLSSSSNSGSSTKPETPEKSEEPAPSKPAEKEQTPSGSTAGRHSGSTSSSGSSSASTKPETPEKSEEPAPSKPAEKEQNPSDSTTGRHSGSTSSSGSSSASTKPKSPEKPERPAPSKPAEKEQTPSGSATGRHSGSTSSSGSSSASTKPKSPEKEQEVEPSTPSKPSGNETNSSSPTRSNSLSPTLSSQPTSTVQKVFTTQNGNAKITVMFETATEADSVNLKEVTTKEMIDNVTRQTGQGTVRIFDISLSKDGKETHVKGERVVRLAIGNIDSEIQVYHVKENGELELLPSTVENGQVVFKTSHFSLFAIKTLPKKQMATEPEANREGKTQSDDKEMVLLADKANQMSENHSNSDKKDKQALPSTGTMSTLFMEFLGLISLVGVYLLKGKKTEND; via the coding sequence ATGTTTGCATCAAAAAGTGAGAGAAAAGTACGTTATTCAATTCGTAAATTTAGTATTGGAGTAGCTAGTGTAGTAGTTGCTAGCTTGTTCTTAGGAGGAGTAGTCCATGCAGAAGGGGTTGGAGGTGGGAATAACCCTATGGTTACATCTAGTGGGCAAGATAGGTTGAAGGAATATAGACAGCAGTTGATAAAAGAATTGGAAGATACGGATCTATCTAGTGATAGAAAAGCTGACTATAGAAAACAAATTGAAACAGAGACAAATCCTCAAAAGTTGGAGGAAATAGAGAATAATTTTCATAATGAAAGTCGGATAGATCATGATCAAGCTGTTGACCAAGCTAGCACTAGTTTGTCTATGTATATGACTAACCTTCTAAATGAATTAGATAGTTCTGCTTCTGGATTTGAAGGGGTTCTCAAGCAAGCTATGGAAATTGTAAAAGAGTATCAACGTAAATTTGGTGAAGATCACAATAGAAAAGAAATAGAGCAACTGCAACAAGAGGGGCAAACGAAGCTAGATAAGTTGGTAGAGGACTTTAAGAATAGTTTATCAAATCAACAAAGTAAACCATCAGGAAATTCTAATTCTTCTAATGGTAGAGGTGATACGACTAAGCCTGCGAATCAAGGATTAGATTCTGATTCACCTTCTGGAAAAGAACATAATAATCCAACTCCACCAAAAGTAGAAAATCAAGGAGGAAATATAGTTTCTACTGAAAAAACTACGGAGACAAATCTTAAAGAAGCTAAAGAAACAGCTAAAACAACTTTGGATAATTATATGCTTACTCGTTTAAAACAGGAAAATGGAGGAGTTTTTTGGTTTACAGATCTTTTAAGAGAATCCAAAGAATCTGTAGAGAAGTATAAAAGGATGTTTGATGAGGCTTCGAGTAAAGAAAAAGTGGAAAACCTAGTGAAAGAAGCTGAACAGGAGATAGAAGCTCTAGTTGTTAAACATAAGGGACGAGAAATCAGCTTAGAGCGAGATAAGGCAAAGGCTGCAGTTACTAAACATCTAACAGGCTTATTGGATGACATCAAGAAAAATTTAGAAAAAGATCATCATATCAATACTGTAGAGCTAATTAAAAATCTAAAAGATATTGAAAAAACGTATTTGCATAAATTAGATGAATCAACCCAAAAAGCCCAACTAAAGAAACTGGTGGCAGAGAGTCAATCAAAACTAGATGAAGCTTTGTCTAACTTTAAAAAAGGCTTATCTTCTTCGTCAAATTCAGGATCCTCCACTAAACCAGAAACTCCAGAAAAATCAGAAGAACCTGCTCCAAGCAAACCTGCTGAAAAAGAGCAGACCCCATCAGGAAGCACTGCAGGAAGACACTCCGGTTCCACCAGCTCTTCAGGAAGTTCTAGTGCTTCCACTAAACCAGAAACTCCAGAAAAATCAGAAGAACCTGCTCCAAGCAAACCTGCGGAAAAGGAGCAGAATCCATCAGATTCAACCACAGGAAGACACTCCGGTTCTACCAGCTCTTCAGGAAGTTCAAGTGCTTCCACTAAACCAAAATCTCCAGAAAAACCAGAGCGACCTGCTCCAAGCAAACCTGCTGAAAAAGAGCAGACCCCATCAGGTTCAGCCACAGGAAGACACTCCGGTTCCACTAGCTCTTCAGGAAGTTCAAGTGCTTCCACTAAACCAAAATCTCCAGAAAAAGAGCAAGAAGTAGAACCATCTACCCCAAGTAAACCATCAGGAAACGAGACAAATTCTTCATCTCCTACCAGATCTAACAGTCTTTCTCCTACTCTCTCATCTCAACCGACATCTACTGTTCAAAAGGTATTTACAACTCAAAATGGAAATGCCAAGATTACTGTTATGTTTGAAACTGCTACAGAAGCAGACTCTGTCAATCTTAAAGAGGTAACAACAAAAGAAATGATTGATAATGTTACCCGTCAAACAGGGCAAGGAACAGTGCGCATATTTGATATTTCCCTTTCAAAAGATGGAAAAGAAACCCATGTGAAGGGAGAGAGAGTAGTTCGTCTTGCAATTGGTAATATTGATTCTGAGATTCAAGTTTACCATGTGAAAGAAAATGGAGAGTTGGAGTTGCTCCCATCAACAGTTGAAAATGGGCAAGTCGTTTTCAAAACGAGTCATTTCAGCTTATTTGCGATCAAAACACTTCCTAAAAAACAAATGGCTACCGAGCCAGAGGCAAATAGGGAAGGAAAAACTCAATCTGATGATAAGGAAATGGTTCTTCTTGCTGATAAAGCAAATCAAATGAGTGAAAATCATTCAAATTCAGATAAAAAAGATAAGCAAGCGCTCCCATCAACTGGAACAATGTCAACGTTGTTTATGGAATTCTTAGGTCTTATATCTTTAGTAGGTGTTTATCTATTAAAAGGAAAAAAGACGGAGAATGACTAA
- a CDS encoding isoprenylcysteine carboxyl methyltransferase family protein, which produces MIAIIIICVFLIRLLFLKKSIANEERLRRDGGREFGIKNTKRLTLVHIVFYLACFMEALVYRPSFNMMSVVGLVLLIFSMLMLLLVIHLLGDIWTVKLMLAPNHKFVDHVLFRTVKHPNYFLNILPELIGLTLLSHAYMTFVLVFPVYAVILYRRIAEEEKLLHEVIIPNGSIKR; this is translated from the coding sequence ATGATAGCAATAATCATTATCTGTGTATTTTTAATTCGCTTGTTGTTCCTAAAGAAATCAATTGCAAATGAAGAACGGCTTCGTAGGGATGGTGGGCGAGAATTTGGCATTAAAAATACCAAACGTCTTACCTTGGTTCATATTGTTTTTTATCTGGCTTGTTTTATGGAAGCCCTAGTCTATCGACCGTCTTTCAATATGATGAGTGTTGTGGGTTTGGTGCTCCTGATATTTTCTATGTTGATGTTACTACTTGTTATTCATCTGCTTGGGGATATTTGGACAGTCAAGTTGATGTTAGCACCGAATCATAAGTTTGTGGATCATGTCTTATTTAGGACAGTAAAACATCCCAATTACTTTTTAAATATCCTTCCTGAGTTGATTGGCTTGACCTTGCTGAGTCATGCCTATATGACTTTTGTTTTAGTTTTTCCAGTTTATGCAGTTATTTTGTATCGACGAATAGCTGAAGAGGAAAAGTTATTACATGAAGTTATAATTCCAAATGGAAGCATAAAGAGATAA